GCTTGACCGGCCAATCGCCATTAGCAGCATGGAGATCCGTATGGCACACGCCTGTCGCCATGTACTGCACGAGAATCTGGCCCGGCCGCGGCTCCGGAACTGCCACTTCCTCGATTGCAAGCGGCTGCCCGAAGGCACGCACGACGGCAGCTTTCATTGTCTCAGCCATGATCAAACTCCATCTCAAAACGAAAAGGTCCGGGCTGTCGAATTGCCCGGACCTTGTCTAGATGAGATTGAGCATCGGCTTATTGATCTGCCTCAACTCCGCGGGTGTGTGCCCGTTGTCAGGTCAGCACCATCCAGATGGCGAGCCAGATCCACATGATCAGCAGCGCACCAAAGCCCACGATGAAGGCTGGTCTGCGATGGGCAATACGGTTCGTGGAAATGTGGATATAGCTATGCACGTAGCGGGAAATGACGAAGAGCCAGGCGAGCAGGACCGTGCCGATATTATCCGCATTGACAATGTAGATCGCTATGCAGGCAACATGGAAGAAGATCGGCAGTTCGAACTGGTTCTTCAGGTTGTTATGCACAAACAGGCTGTCTTCCGGCTCGCTCAGGTTCTGGCGGAACTGGGACACTGTTGCCCGCCCACCTTTGACTGCCGCAACGCGCCTGCGTGACAGAAGCACGTAGAGCACGAAGACAAGCACGACATGGGCAAACATCGGCCAGATCATGGATTGATCCGAAATCATTCACATTCCTTTCCAGGCATTCCCGCAATACGTGGCCGCTTCCGGTGCCTATCCTTATTGACGTCGAAGACGGAGCGTCTCTGTGCCAGAGCCATCTTCGCCGGATACGGTCCAGACGCCTTCCAGCACACCATTACCCTTTACCTCGTAGACCACCAGGCCAACATCCTTGCCAAGGATATAGGAGGCAGCAAACGCGTTCTCGTAGAGCATGCAGATGCCTGTGGACGATGTCGAACCTGTTTTCCATTCGATCGAGCAGGTTGTTTCGCTGGTCAGCTTGATGCGGGCCGTACCCTGATACTTGCTGCCGTCCAGATTGGTTCCACGCACATCGTAAGTACCGGCCTCGACGGTCTGGCCGAACACCGGAAAGGCCGGAAGAGCGGCCAGAACTGCAACTGCAATAAGTCTTTTCATCGTATTCCCCTGATCCCCTGAAGCCCCGTGCGATGAATGGGGCGGCATCAGAATAATCAGGGCGTTGCGGCTGGCAATGGCGCCTGCCGCAACGATGCAATTTTATTTATCAGCCGCCGTTTCCGGGATAGTTCGGGCTTTCGCGCGTGATGGTCACGCCATGTGGATGGCTTTCCCTAAGGCCCGCGCCGGAGATTCGCACGAAGGTCGCCTTTTCCTGGAAGTCCTTGATGTCCTTGCCGCCAACATAACCCATGGCCGCCTTCAGGCCGCCTGCAAGCTGGTGAAGCACGGCCGAAACCGGGCCCTTGTAGGGAACCTGACCTTCGATGCCTTCCGGCACGAGCTTCAGCGTATCGCGCACTTCCGCCTGGAAATAGCGGTCTGCCGAACCGCGCGCCATGGCACCAACGGACCCCATGCCGCGATAGGCCTTGAAGGAACGACCCTGGTAGAGATAGACCTCGCCCGGGCTTTCGTCCGTTCCGGCCAGCAGCGAGCCGACCATGACGGCAGATGCACCGGCGGCAATGGCCTTTGCCACGTCGCCGGAGAATTTCAGGCCACCATCGGCGATAACCGGAATGTCGTGCTTGTTGGCTTCCTCGACAGCCGCCATGACCGCTGCGAGCTGGGGTACGCCGACGCCTGCGACAACGCGCGTGGTGCAGATCGAACCGGGACCGATACCGACCTTCACGCAATCGGCGCCGGAATCGATGAGCGCGCGCGTCCCCTCGCCCGTTGCCACATTGCCCGCAATGATGCGGATGGCATTCGACATCTTCTTGACGTGTGCGACGGCGTCGAGAACCTTCTGGCTATGTCCATGCGCCGTATCGACGACGATCACGTCGCAACCCGCCTCGATCAGGCGTTCGGCACGCTCGACACCGTCGTCACCGGTCGAAATTGCAGCGGCAACGCGAAGACGACCCTGCGCATCCTTGGCCGCATGCGGGTTCAGCTGCGACTTTTCAATGTCCTTGACGGTGATCAGGCCGATGCAGCGCCCGTCATTGTCGACGACGAGCAGCTTCTCGATGCGGTGGGAATGAAGCAGGCGCTTGGCTTCCTGCTGGTCTACGCCATCCTTGACCGTCACGAGGTTTTCGCGGGTCATCAGCTCGTAGATCTTCTGGTTCGGATTGGAGGCAAAGCGAACGTCACGGTTGGTCAGGATACCCACAAGCCGGCCGGGACGACCGCCGTTCTCGACCACCGGAATGCCGGAAATGCCGTGAGCCTTCATCAGAGAGAGAGCTTCGGCCAGCGTGGCATCCGGACCGATGGTGACCGGATTGACGACCATGCCGCTCTCGAACTTCTTGACCTGGCGTACTTCCTCGGCCTGCTGGACAGGGGTCAGATTGCGATGAATGACGCCGATGCCACCGGCCTGTGCCAT
The window above is part of the Rhizobium rhizoryzae genome. Proteins encoded here:
- the guaB gene encoding IMP dehydrogenase; protein product: MARIIESATGAEALTFDDVLLQPGHSEVMPGQTNIATRIARDIDLSLPILSSAMDTVTESRLAIAMAQAGGIGVIHRNLTPVQQAEEVRQVKKFESGMVVNPVTIGPDATLAEALSLMKAHGISGIPVVENGGRPGRLVGILTNRDVRFASNPNQKIYELMTRENLVTVKDGVDQQEAKRLLHSHRIEKLLVVDNDGRCIGLITVKDIEKSQLNPHAAKDAQGRLRVAAAISTGDDGVERAERLIEAGCDVIVVDTAHGHSQKVLDAVAHVKKMSNAIRIIAGNVATGEGTRALIDSGADCVKVGIGPGSICTTRVVAGVGVPQLAAVMAAVEEANKHDIPVIADGGLKFSGDVAKAIAAGASAVMVGSLLAGTDESPGEVYLYQGRSFKAYRGMGSVGAMARGSADRYFQAEVRDTLKLVPEGIEGQVPYKGPVSAVLHQLAGGLKAAMGYVGGKDIKDFQEKATFVRISGAGLRESHPHGVTITRESPNYPGNGG
- a CDS encoding MAPEG family protein yields the protein MISDQSMIWPMFAHVVLVFVLYVLLSRRRVAAVKGGRATVSQFRQNLSEPEDSLFVHNNLKNQFELPIFFHVACIAIYIVNADNIGTVLLAWLFVISRYVHSYIHISTNRIAHRRPAFIVGFGALLIMWIWLAIWMVLT